From a region of the Oryza sativa Japonica Group chromosome 6, ASM3414082v1 genome:
- the LOC4341207 gene encoding GDSL esterase/lipase At5g45910: MARPRRRGGAGAWVAAVLAAALQVLAVSAAGKYRAVFNFGDSLVDAGNLVTDGIPDYLATARPPYGQTYFGYPTGRCSDGRLVVDFIAQEFGLPLLPPSKAKNASFARGANFAITGATALDTDFFERRGLGKTVWNSGSLFTQIQWLRDIKPSFCSSTQDCKDFFAKSLFVVGEFGGNDYNAPLFAGKDLREAYNLMPHVVQGISDGVEQLIAEGARDLIVPGVMPSGCFPVYLTMYKEPKEGYGSRSSCLKRFNTFSWVHNSMLKRALAKLRAKHPGVRIIYGDYFTPVVQFLLQPEKFGFYKQLPRACCGAPGTGPYNFNLTAKCGEPGATACADPKTHWSWDGIHLTEAAYGHIARGWLHGPFGDQPIVQNS, from the exons atggcgaggccgaggaggcgaggaggcgccGGCGCGTGGGTGGCGGCGGTTCTTGCTGCGGCGCTGCAGGTTCTTGCGGTGTCCGCCGCGGGGAAGTACAGGGCGGTGTTCAATTTCGGGGACTCGCTGGTGGACGCCGGCAACCTGGTCACGGACGGCATCCCGGACTACCTCGCCACCGCGCGCCCGCCCTACGGCCAGACCTACTTCGGCTACCCCACCGGCCGCTGCTCCgacggccgcctcgtcgtcgactTCATCG CGCAAGAGTTCGGCCTGCCGCTGCTGCCCCCTTCCAAGGCCAAGAACGCCAGCTTCGCGCGGGGCGCCAACTTCGCCATCACCGGCGCCACCGCGCTCGACACCGACTTCTTCGAGAGGCGCGGCCTCGGCAAGACGGTCTGGAACTCCGGCTCCCTCTTCACCCAAATCCAGTGGCTGCGCGACATCAAGCCCTCCTTCTGCAGCTCCACCCAAG ATTGCAAGGATTTCTTCGCCAAGTCCCTGTTCGTCGTCGGCGAGTTCGGCGGGAACGACTACAATGCGCCGCTCTTCGCGGGGAAGGACCTCAGGGAGGCCTACAATTTGATGCCTCATGTCGTTCAGGGCATATCCGATGGCGTTGAG CAACTGATTGCCGAGGGCGCGAGGGACTTGATTGTGCCCGGAGTGATGCCATCCGGTTGCTTTCCGGTGTACTTGACCATGTACAAAGAGCCCAAGGAGGGGTATGGTTCGCGTAGCAGTTGCCTGAAGCGGTTCAATACGTTCTCATGGGTGCACAATTCGATGCTCAAGCGAGCGCTAGCAAAGCTCCGTGCCAAGCATCCTGGGGTGAGGATCATTTACGGGGATTATTTCACGCCGGTTGTCCAATTCTTGCTTCAGCCCGAAAAGTTTG GATTTTACAAACAATTGCCTAGAGCATGCTGTGGTGCTCCTGGGACGGGACCTTACAATTTCAATCTGACGGCCAAATGCGGTGAGCCTGGTGCCACTGCATGTGCCGACCCCAAGACACACTGGAGCTGGGATGGTATTCACTTGACAGAGGCCGCATATGGACATATCGCGCGAGGTTGGTTGCATGGCCCATTCGGGGATCAACCTATCGTACAGAATTCTTGA
- the LOC4341208 gene encoding GDSL esterase/lipase At5g45910: MRAIASSCRHTQTAAAMAPGSRCSRRQQLLVAVAVVLLLAAAPTGCSAARSKKSYEAIFSFGDSLSDAGNLIADGIPKSLTTARAPYGMTFFGRPTGRCSNGRLVVDFLAEHFGLPLPPASKAHGADFSKGANFAITGATALEYSFFKQHGIDQRIWNTGSINTQIGWLQDMKPSLCKSDQECKDYFGKSLFVVGEFGGNDYNAPLFSGVAFSEVKTYVPLVAKAIANGVEKLIELGAKDLLVPGVLPIGCFPLYLTLYNTSSKADYNARTGCLRRYNRLAFHHNRELKQQLDELQKKYPETKIMYGDYFKAAMQFVVSPGNFGFSSTMQACCGAGGQGNYNFNLKKKCGEEGASVCSNPSSYVSWDGIHMTEAAYRYVANGWLNGPYAEPPILK, from the exons ATGCGCGCCATTGCCTCCTCCTGCCGACACACGCAgacagcagcagcaatggcgCCCGGCAGCCGGTGCAGCCGGCGGCAGCAGCTgctggtcgccgtcgccgtggtgCTGCttttggcggcggcgccgacggggtgctcggcggcgaggagcaagAAGTCGTACGAGGCCATCTTCAGCTTCGGCGACTCGCTGTCCGACGCCGGGAACCTCATCGCCGACGGCATCCCCAAGTCGCTCACCACCGCCCGCGCCCCCTACGGGATGACCTTCTTCGGCCGCCCCACCGGCCGCTGCTCCaacggccgcctcgtcgtcgactTCCTCG CGGAGCACTTcgggctgccgctgccgccggcgtcgaAGGCGCACGGCGCGGACTTCAGCAAGGGCGCCAACTTCGCCATCACCGGCGCGACGGCGCTGGAGTACTCCTTCTTCAAGCAGCACGGCATCGACCAGCGCATCTGGAACACCGGCTCCATCAACACCCAGATCGGATGGCTCCAGGACATGAAGCCTTCCCTCTGCAAGTCGGACCAAG AGTGCAAGGACTACTTCGGCAAGTCACTGTTCGTGGTGGGGGAGTTTGGGGGAAATGACTACAATGCCCCTCTCTTCTCCGGCGTCGCCTTCTCCGAGGTCAAGACCTACGTCCCCCTCGTCGCCAAGGCCATCGCCAACGGTGTCGAG AAATTGATTGAACTTGGTGCGAAAGACTTGCTGGTACCAGGAGTTCTCCCAATTGGATGCTTCCCCTTGTACCTGACACTGTACAACACCAGCAGCAAAGCTGACTACAATGCCCGCACCGGGTGCCTCCGGAGATACAACCGTCTCGCCTTCCATCACAACAGGGAGCTCAAGCAGCAGCTTGATGAGCTTCAAAAGAAGTACCCAGAGACAAAAATCATGTATGGTGACTACTTCAAGGCGGCAATGCAGTTTGTCGTCAGCCCTGGAAATTTTG GTTTCAGCTCGACTATGCAGGCTTGCTGTGGTGCTGGAGGCCAGGGCAACTACAACTTCAACCTGAAGAAGAAGTGTGGTGAGGAGGGTGCTAGCGTGTGCTCCAACCCGTCGTCGTACGTGAGCTGGGACGGCATCCACATGACCGAAGCCGCCTACCGCTATGTCGCCAATGGCTGGCTGAATGGGCCATATGCTGAGCCCCCAATCCTCAAGTGA
- the LOC136356833 gene encoding uncharacterized protein: MSGGAPPPTGAGAPGGGAVNDYNNGGNSASPSSGGPFSGYNLLLLLLLALLLFPLLALYCVRYVLVPVLHDASSMLSHYWYVPVSDIHDAHSMLLVMLRSPYTAYAMIIVLISRIKICRIMTIFPTIQKPDRSFSVVGFAAALKPHAFDGSNYKRWKARALLWLTAMQCFYVSRGKRSEPPLSPEEEAKFEASDCLFRGALISVLADNIVDVYMHMPSGKDMWDALEAKFGVSDAGSELYVMEQFYDYKMVDDRSVVEQAHEIQMLAKELENNNCELPDKFVAGGIIAKLPPSWSDFATSLKHKRQEFSVPDLIGSLGVEEKARAKDIRGKKVEGGSSANMVQKKNPHASHNNKKVKPDVKPKAATNFKKKGKGKAKGDCFVCGKSGHWAKDCPERKDRKSANMIISEGGGTSGSGEVPPC; the protein is encoded by the exons atgtctggaggtgcgccgccgccgacaggagctggtgcgccaggaggaggtgccgtgaacgactacaacaacggaggcaattctgcctcaccatccagcggagggccattctcggggtataatcttctccttctactgctgttagcgctactcctgttcccattgttagcgctatactgtgtgcgctatgttcttgttcctgttctacatgatgcctctagcatgttatcgcattactggtatgttcctgtttctgacattcatgatgcgcatagtatgctactggttatgttaagatcaccctacactgcttatgccatgatcataGTTTTAATTTctaggattaaaatatgccgaataatgactatatttccaacaatccaaaaacctgataggtcattttcggtagttggctttgctgctgcactgaaaccacatgcttttgatggttcaaactataagagatggaaagcacgtgcactattgtggttgacagcgatgcagtgcttctatgtttcacggggtaaacgaagtgaaccacctctttctcctgaggaagaggctaagttcgaggcttcggattgcctgttccgtggagcattgataagtgtactcgctgacaacatagtggacgtgtacatgcacatgccttctgggaaggacatgtgggatgcacttgaggccaagttcggagtttctgacgccggcagtgagctgtatgtcatggagcagttctatgactacaagatggtcgatgaccgttctgtagtagaacaagctcatgagattcagatgctggctaaggaacttgagaacaacaactgtgagttgccggacaagtttgtggcgggtggcattattgccaaactaccaccttcttggtcggactttgccacttctctaaagcacaagagacaagagttcagtgttcctgatctcattggctctttgggtgttgaggagaaggcgagggcaaaggacatccggggcaaaaaggttgagggaggttctagtgccaatatggtacagaagaagaaccctcatgcatcccacaacaacaagaaagtcaagcctgatgtcaaacccaaggctgcaaccaattttaagaagaaaggcaagggaaaggcaaagggagactgctttgtgtgtggcaagtctgggcattgggccaaggactgtcctgagcgcaaagacaggaagtctgccaacatgatcattagcgagggcggaggaacatcggg gtcgggagaggttcctccttgttga